The proteins below come from a single Elgaria multicarinata webbii isolate HBS135686 ecotype San Diego chromosome 11, rElgMul1.1.pri, whole genome shotgun sequence genomic window:
- the IRF3 gene encoding interferon regulatory factor 3 isoform X1: MGAQRPLIVPWLVEQLNAERYPGVSWLNQERTRFRVPWKHGSRQSVSSEDFQLFEDWAIARGRYRPGVDIRTPSDWKRNFRSALNRKDGINVMQDNSTDSEDPHKVFEILPNAAHLNGAAQGAANAAGGDVPPIPAANWGAYADSQSSSQDETLESVLSSLDLSSTTEAENPVWCGGLSPSDFQPALATVSVTQLDQILGTHEFVPGEENAVCLPPSSLEPVPPTDMMLPLQQLLGANEFDTDFEVKVYYRGRMVLSNIFSNVRGLCFVPPGSPGHCPDLADVVLPDLDILNDQVQVSYTRRLLQGVVPGVILRIEGTALCGTRRGPCHVYWSQSELPEDRTLSGELPKEHLGPISYLQQFVQELIGFIQGQNGSPNYTLWFCFGEEWPDPHRTWKKKLIMVEVVLKTLETLCELSKASGASSLNGGEPDLRISDPHQQSRFLEQLREWGERMEVQYSN, from the exons ATGGGTGCTCAGAGGCCTCTCATTGTACCCTGGCTAGTGGAACAGTTGAACGCTGAGCGATACCCAGGGGTGTCGTGGCTGAACCAAGAACGGACCCGGTTCCGAGTGCCATGGAAGCATGGGTCTCGGCAGAGCGTCAGCTCTGAGGATTTCCAGCTCTTCGAG GATTGGGCCATTGCCAGAGGCCGCTACCGCCCCGGGGTGGACATACGGACCCCTTCGGACTGGAAGAGAAACTTCCGCTCTGCCCTGAACCGAAAGGACGGGATCAACGTGATGCAGGATAACAGTACAGACTCGGAAGATCCCCACAAAGTGTTTGAAATCCTGCCGAACGCTGCAC ATCTCAATGGCGCTGCTCAGGGGGCAGCAAACGCAGCGGGCGGTGATGTGCCCCCTATCCCAGCTGCCAACTGGGGGGCGTATGCAGACAGTCAGTCTTCTAGCCAG GACGAAACACTGGAGAGCGTGCTGAGTTCCCTGGATCTCTCCAGCACCACAGAAG CAGAAAATCCCGTTTGGTGCGGAGGCCTATCCCCATCCGACTTCCAACCAGCTCTTGCCACGGTCTCGGTGACACAGTTGGATCAAATCTTGGGAACCCATGAGTTTG TGCCAGGAGAGGAAAATGCTGTCTGCCTTCCCCCATCCAGTTTGGAGCCAGTTCCACCCACAGACATGATGCTGCCATTGCAACAGCTCTTAGGGGCCAATGAATTTG ACACAGATTTTGAGGTAAAGGTCTATTACCGGGGTCGTATGGTCCTCTCCAACATCTTCAGCAACGTCCGGGGCCTATGCTTTGTGCCTCCCGGCTCCCCTGGCCACTGTCCCGATCTGGCGGACGTGGTACTGCCCGACCTGGATATCTTGAATGACCAGGTGCAAGTGTCTTACACACGGCGCCTTCTGCAAGGGGTGGTCCCCGGGGTGATCCTCCGTATTGAGGGAACGGCGCTGTGCGGCACTCGCCGAGGCCCTTGCCACGTCTACTGGAGCCAGTCCGAGTTGCCTGAAGACAGGACGTTGTCCGGAGAGCTACCGAAGGAACACTTGGGCCCCATCTCCTACCTGCAGCAGTTTGTGCAAG aACTGATCGGATTCATTCAGGGACAGAACGGCTCCCCTAATTACACCCTGTGGTTTTGCTTTGGGGAGGAGTGGCCTGACCCACATCGCACCTGGAAGAAAAAACTGATCATGGTAGAA GTCGTCCTCAAGACTTTAGAGACTCTCTGTGAATTGAGCAAGGCCTCAGGGGCGTCCTCGTTAAACGGAGGTGAGCCAGACCTAAGGATTTCGGACCCACACCAACAATCCCGCTTTTTGGAGCAACTGCGAGAATGGGGAGAGAGAATGGAGGTGCAGTACAGCAACTAG
- the IRF3 gene encoding interferon regulatory factor 3 isoform X2 → MGAQRPLIVPWLVEQLNAERYPGVSWLNQERTRFRVPWKHGSRQSVSSEDFQLFEDWAIARGRYRPGVDIRTPSDWKRNFRSALNRKDGINVMQDNSTDSEDPHKVFEILPNAAHLNGAAQGAANAAGGDVPPIPAANWGAYADSQSSSQDETLESVLSSLDLSSTTEENPVWCGGLSPSDFQPALATVSVTQLDQILGTHEFVPGEENAVCLPPSSLEPVPPTDMMLPLQQLLGANEFDTDFEVKVYYRGRMVLSNIFSNVRGLCFVPPGSPGHCPDLADVVLPDLDILNDQVQVSYTRRLLQGVVPGVILRIEGTALCGTRRGPCHVYWSQSELPEDRTLSGELPKEHLGPISYLQQFVQELIGFIQGQNGSPNYTLWFCFGEEWPDPHRTWKKKLIMVEVVLKTLETLCELSKASGASSLNGGEPDLRISDPHQQSRFLEQLREWGERMEVQYSN, encoded by the exons ATGGGTGCTCAGAGGCCTCTCATTGTACCCTGGCTAGTGGAACAGTTGAACGCTGAGCGATACCCAGGGGTGTCGTGGCTGAACCAAGAACGGACCCGGTTCCGAGTGCCATGGAAGCATGGGTCTCGGCAGAGCGTCAGCTCTGAGGATTTCCAGCTCTTCGAG GATTGGGCCATTGCCAGAGGCCGCTACCGCCCCGGGGTGGACATACGGACCCCTTCGGACTGGAAGAGAAACTTCCGCTCTGCCCTGAACCGAAAGGACGGGATCAACGTGATGCAGGATAACAGTACAGACTCGGAAGATCCCCACAAAGTGTTTGAAATCCTGCCGAACGCTGCAC ATCTCAATGGCGCTGCTCAGGGGGCAGCAAACGCAGCGGGCGGTGATGTGCCCCCTATCCCAGCTGCCAACTGGGGGGCGTATGCAGACAGTCAGTCTTCTAGCCAG GACGAAACACTGGAGAGCGTGCTGAGTTCCCTGGATCTCTCCAGCACCACAGAAG AAAATCCCGTTTGGTGCGGAGGCCTATCCCCATCCGACTTCCAACCAGCTCTTGCCACGGTCTCGGTGACACAGTTGGATCAAATCTTGGGAACCCATGAGTTTG TGCCAGGAGAGGAAAATGCTGTCTGCCTTCCCCCATCCAGTTTGGAGCCAGTTCCACCCACAGACATGATGCTGCCATTGCAACAGCTCTTAGGGGCCAATGAATTTG ACACAGATTTTGAGGTAAAGGTCTATTACCGGGGTCGTATGGTCCTCTCCAACATCTTCAGCAACGTCCGGGGCCTATGCTTTGTGCCTCCCGGCTCCCCTGGCCACTGTCCCGATCTGGCGGACGTGGTACTGCCCGACCTGGATATCTTGAATGACCAGGTGCAAGTGTCTTACACACGGCGCCTTCTGCAAGGGGTGGTCCCCGGGGTGATCCTCCGTATTGAGGGAACGGCGCTGTGCGGCACTCGCCGAGGCCCTTGCCACGTCTACTGGAGCCAGTCCGAGTTGCCTGAAGACAGGACGTTGTCCGGAGAGCTACCGAAGGAACACTTGGGCCCCATCTCCTACCTGCAGCAGTTTGTGCAAG aACTGATCGGATTCATTCAGGGACAGAACGGCTCCCCTAATTACACCCTGTGGTTTTGCTTTGGGGAGGAGTGGCCTGACCCACATCGCACCTGGAAGAAAAAACTGATCATGGTAGAA GTCGTCCTCAAGACTTTAGAGACTCTCTGTGAATTGAGCAAGGCCTCAGGGGCGTCCTCGTTAAACGGAGGTGAGCCAGACCTAAGGATTTCGGACCCACACCAACAATCCCGCTTTTTGGAGCAACTGCGAGAATGGGGAGAGAGAATGGAGGTGCAGTACAGCAACTAG